Proteins encoded in a region of the Shewanella polaris genome:
- the tyrR gene encoding transcriptional regulator TyrR, giving the protein MRLEVSCIDRVGLAKDILVVLENYGINLIAIDASNKGFLFLQFAEISFETLRELMPQIRKVESVHDVRTVSFMPSEQEHYALKTLLKTLPDSVFSIDVKGRVRIANESALLTLGMGEHEVVGESLNHWVQAFNFARWMSETPVLPQATRVQINSNEYLAEMLPIYLPDDNDKTILGGAVISLKSPARVGKQFNALQNQTTGFDNVLAVSDKMKDILKQAKRMAQLDAPLLITGETGTGKELMARASHDASMRREHPFIAINCAALPDSVAEEELFGFVSNGTVVKRGFFEEAKGGTVFLDEIAEMSKAAQVKLLRLLQDGTFRRIGGDEEIRADVRIICSTQKHLAELCQTGEFREDLYYRIHVLSYHIPSLRERRVDVLPLTEMFLEHYSQQLSSPLRRISASCRDYLFTYAWPGNVRQLKNAIFRAVSMWDGSTELTVEQLKLPSYAEGFGYFDEEFEGTLDEAMKEYEASLLRRLYPAYPSTRQLAKKLGVSHTAIANKLRDYSISKKK; this is encoded by the coding sequence ATGCGTTTGGAAGTCAGTTGTATCGATCGTGTTGGTTTAGCGAAAGACATCCTAGTCGTGCTTGAGAATTATGGCATTAACTTAATTGCTATTGATGCCAGTAATAAAGGTTTCCTATTTTTGCAATTTGCAGAAATCAGTTTCGAAACCTTGCGTGAACTTATGCCACAAATTCGTAAAGTCGAAAGTGTGCATGATGTTCGTACGGTCTCTTTTATGCCTTCAGAGCAAGAGCACTACGCGTTAAAGACATTGCTTAAAACCTTACCAGATTCAGTTTTTTCAATCGATGTGAAAGGACGGGTTCGTATTGCGAATGAGTCTGCATTATTGACGCTCGGCATGGGCGAGCATGAAGTAGTAGGGGAGTCACTGAATCATTGGGTGCAAGCATTTAATTTTGCCCGTTGGATGAGTGAAACGCCTGTATTACCTCAAGCAACTCGTGTGCAAATTAACTCGAACGAGTATTTAGCCGAAATGTTGCCTATTTACTTACCTGATGATAATGATAAGACAATATTAGGTGGGGCTGTTATCTCGCTAAAGTCACCTGCCAGAGTGGGTAAGCAGTTTAATGCGTTGCAAAATCAGACTACTGGTTTTGACAATGTATTAGCCGTTAGCGATAAAATGAAAGATATACTCAAGCAAGCCAAGCGTATGGCGCAACTTGATGCCCCGTTATTGATTACAGGTGAAACCGGTACGGGTAAAGAGTTAATGGCCCGAGCAAGCCATGATGCCAGTATGCGCCGCGAACATCCGTTTATTGCTATTAACTGTGCAGCACTGCCAGATAGCGTCGCCGAAGAAGAATTATTTGGTTTTGTCAGTAATGGCACTGTTGTTAAACGAGGTTTCTTTGAAGAAGCTAAAGGCGGTACGGTGTTTCTTGATGAAATCGCCGAGATGTCTAAAGCCGCGCAAGTTAAATTACTGCGTTTATTACAAGATGGCACCTTTAGGCGCATAGGTGGTGATGAAGAAATTCGCGCCGATGTACGGATTATTTGTTCAACCCAAAAGCATTTAGCAGAACTTTGCCAAACAGGTGAGTTTAGAGAAGATTTATATTATCGTATTCACGTATTGAGTTATCACATACCCTCATTGCGTGAACGACGTGTTGATGTGCTACCGTTAACTGAGATGTTTTTAGAACATTACAGTCAGCAGTTATCGAGCCCTTTAAGACGTATTTCGGCAAGCTGTCGTGATTACCTGTTTACTTATGCGTGGCCGGGTAATGTGCGTCAGTTGAAAAATGCTATTTTTAGAGCGGTATCAATGTGGGATGGTTCAACAGAATTGACCGTTGAACAACTTAAATTACCGTCATATGCCGAAGGCTTTGGTTATTTCGATGAAGAATTCGAAGGTACCCTCGATGAAGCGATGAAAGAATACGAAGCGAGTTTATTACGCCGGTTATACCCTGCATACCCAAGTACGCGACAATTAGCCAAAAAACTTGGGGTATCGCATACCGCTATTGCCAATAAGTTGCGTGACTACAGTATTAGTAAGAAAAAGTAA
- a CDS encoding 4a-hydroxytetrahydrobiopterin dehydratase gives MNALTEMKCEACQADAPKVTDAELAELIGMIPDWGVEVRDGIMQLERVYKFKNFKLAMAFTNKLADLAEAEFHHPGILTEWGKVTVTWWSHSIKGLHKNDFIMAAKTDQLLD, from the coding sequence ATGAATGCATTAACCGAGATGAAGTGTGAAGCATGCCAAGCAGATGCACCAAAAGTAACCGATGCAGAGTTGGCAGAACTTATCGGTATGATCCCAGATTGGGGCGTTGAAGTTCGTGACGGCATTATGCAGTTAGAGCGGGTATATAAATTTAAAAATTTTAAGTTAGCGATGGCCTTTACTAATAAGTTGGCCGATTTAGCTGAAGCCGAGTTTCATCACCCTGGTATCTTAACTGAGTGGGGCAAAGTTACCGTGACTTGGTGGTCACACTCGATTAAGGGGTTACACAAGAACGATTTCATCATGGCAGCCAAGACCGACCAGTTGCTTGATTAG
- the phhA gene encoding phenylalanine 4-monooxygenase yields the protein MSATTKYIAHQPDAQGYIDYSEHENQLWQQLYQRQVTNMPGRACQAYLKGLDALGMSIDRIPQLPEIDKVLLDATGWKTAAVPALISFGRFFELLANKEFPVATFIRGKEEFDYLQEPDIFHEIFGHCPLLTNPSFAHFSHMYGQLGLAATKEERVFLARLYWFTIEFGLVQAKNESLQIYGGGILSSPGETMYALSNSPERKPFDLLDVLRTPYRIDIMQPIYYVIDNIDYLDEIARMDIMSMVTEARQLGMFEPKFAPKVKAS from the coding sequence ATGAGTGCAACAACAAAATATATAGCACATCAACCTGATGCCCAAGGTTACATTGATTACTCAGAGCATGAGAATCAATTATGGCAACAATTGTATCAACGCCAAGTAACCAATATGCCTGGTCGTGCATGTCAAGCATATCTAAAAGGGCTAGATGCATTAGGTATGTCGATTGATCGCATTCCGCAATTGCCTGAAATCGATAAAGTGTTGCTTGATGCAACGGGTTGGAAAACCGCAGCAGTGCCTGCATTGATTTCATTTGGACGTTTCTTTGAGTTACTGGCCAATAAAGAGTTTCCTGTGGCAACGTTTATTCGTGGCAAAGAAGAGTTTGATTACCTGCAAGAACCTGATATTTTTCATGAAATATTTGGCCATTGTCCATTGTTAACCAATCCTTCTTTCGCGCATTTTTCGCATATGTATGGTCAGTTAGGGCTAGCCGCAACGAAAGAAGAGCGAGTGTTTTTGGCGCGATTATATTGGTTCACTATTGAGTTCGGCCTAGTCCAAGCAAAAAATGAATCACTGCAAATCTACGGCGGCGGCATTTTAAGTTCACCGGGTGAAACCATGTATGCATTAAGTAATAGCCCTGAACGCAAACCGTTTGATTTACTTGATGTACTGCGTACGCCATATCGAATTGATATTATGCAGCCTATTTATTATGTGATTGATAATATTGATTATCTGGATGAGATTGCTCGTATGGACATTATGAGTATGGTGACAGAAGCACGCCAATTAGGCATGTTTGAGCCTAAATTCGCTCCAAAAGTTAAAGCCAGTTAA
- the galE gene encoding UDP-glucose 4-epimerase GalE: MTILVTGGAGYIGTHTVVELLKAGQEVVIVDNLSNSSVEALARVRTITGKDVTFYQGDILNKSLLQKVFTDHRIESVIHFAGLKAVGESVAKPLKYYENNVTGTIILCQVMAENNVKNLVFSSSATVYGDPASLPIKEDFPTGATNPYGQSKLMVEYILADLHNSDNSWNIARLRYFNPVGAHESGLIGEDPNDIPNNLMPFIAQVAVGKREKLSVFGNDYNTPDGTGVRDYIHVVDLAVGHLQALKKLQTKPGLVTYNLGTGIGYSVLDMVKAFEKACGKTIAYQISPRRPGDIAACYADPSFAATELDWRATHTVEDMANSSWKWQSNNPDGYNTNSVN; this comes from the coding sequence ATGACAATTTTGGTAACCGGTGGCGCTGGCTATATTGGTACACATACCGTAGTAGAGCTATTAAAGGCCGGACAGGAAGTCGTCATCGTAGACAATCTATCAAACTCAAGTGTCGAAGCATTGGCGCGAGTGCGAACTATTACAGGAAAAGATGTCACTTTTTATCAAGGCGACATTTTAAATAAATCATTATTACAAAAAGTCTTTACTGACCATCGCATCGAATCAGTGATTCATTTTGCAGGATTAAAAGCGGTAGGAGAATCAGTCGCTAAGCCTTTAAAATATTACGAAAATAACGTCACAGGCACCATTATTTTATGCCAAGTAATGGCCGAAAATAATGTTAAAAACTTAGTGTTCAGCTCATCGGCAACCGTATATGGCGACCCAGCCAGCTTACCGATTAAAGAAGACTTTCCAACGGGTGCCACCAACCCATATGGTCAGTCAAAATTAATGGTGGAGTATATTTTAGCTGACCTACATAACTCAGATAACAGCTGGAACATTGCCCGCTTACGTTATTTCAACCCTGTTGGCGCCCACGAAAGTGGCTTAATTGGCGAAGACCCTAACGATATTCCAAATAACTTAATGCCGTTTATTGCTCAAGTTGCCGTTGGTAAGCGTGAAAAGTTAAGTGTCTTTGGTAATGACTACAATACCCCTGATGGTACTGGCGTGCGTGATTATATCCACGTTGTTGATTTAGCTGTCGGCCACTTACAAGCGCTTAAAAAGTTGCAAACCAAACCAGGTTTGGTGACTTATAATCTCGGCACCGGCATAGGCTACAGCGTGTTAGACATGGTCAAGGCATTTGAGAAAGCTTGCGGAAAAACCATTGCTTATCAAATTAGTCCTCGTCGTCCTGGCGATATTGCTGCCTGTTATGCCGACCCAAGCTTTGCCGCTACAGAATTGGATTGGCGTGCAACTCATACAGTTGAAGACATGGCCAACAGTAGTTGGAAATGGCAATCAAATAATCCTGATGGTTACAATACCAACTCCGTTAATTAG
- the napF gene encoding ferredoxin-type protein NapF: MTQGINQSRRNLFSRRKSNVTRPPWSKTDQEFTDNCTRCDKCISVCETQIIKRGEGGFPEIDFTKNECTFCKQCVEVCPEPVFDDTAVLPWTIVASIKDSCLTAKGVWCQSCKDACDPRAISFIMAVGQVPKPVIDIDACTGCGACVSPCPTDAILIGHPS; encoded by the coding sequence ATGACCCAAGGTATTAATCAAAGTCGTCGTAATCTTTTTAGTCGCAGAAAGTCCAATGTGACTCGCCCGCCTTGGAGCAAAACAGACCAAGAATTTACGGACAACTGCACCCGCTGTGATAAGTGCATAAGCGTCTGTGAAACCCAAATCATTAAACGTGGTGAAGGTGGCTTTCCTGAAATTGATTTTACTAAAAATGAATGCACCTTTTGTAAGCAATGCGTTGAGGTGTGTCCTGAACCTGTATTTGATGACACGGCGGTATTGCCGTGGACAATTGTCGCCAGTATTAAAGATAGCTGTTTAACCGCTAAAGGAGTCTGGTGTCAAAGCTGTAAAGACGCCTGCGATCCCCGCGCAATTAGCTTTATCATGGCGGTAGGCCAAGTTCCCAAACCCGTGATAGATATTGATGCCTGTACTGGCTGTGGTGCATGTGTGTCACCTTGCCCTACTGATGCAATACTTATCGGTCATCCAAGCTAA
- a CDS encoding bactofilin family protein encodes MFGQKKPANSLSFIAQECHLTGKLIFSGDVLIAGYINGDIKAQGNVTIEPNGTVDGDILCRELMISGQLTGEARCKKVTLHDQGVFEGDAYCENIEILDGGQFLGYRHRDTPTSA; translated from the coding sequence ATGTTTGGTCAAAAAAAACCTGCTAATTCACTCAGTTTCATCGCTCAAGAATGTCATTTAACCGGCAAACTTATTTTTAGCGGTGACGTGCTCATTGCTGGCTATATCAACGGTGATATAAAAGCCCAAGGCAATGTAACGATTGAGCCTAACGGAACCGTTGATGGTGATATTTTATGTCGCGAGTTGATGATTTCAGGACAATTGACGGGAGAAGCTCGTTGTAAAAAAGTCACCCTGCATGATCAAGGCGTTTTTGAAGGTGATGCATATTGTGAAAATATTGAGATTTTAGACGGAGGTCAATTTTTAGGTTACCGTCACCGAGATACACCTACCAGCGCTTAA
- a CDS encoding DUF2982 domain-containing protein has product MFVSDEQMLISPYSKRNGITLSIVGAVSLIASLIIFIGFKGFFVLGMLCFALGSVGLILGFAKLYQPAVSFKLTTEGVEFFHRRGQVFIEWHNIQRVDSVRVNQNMELIELPYIGVKLKQINPILDCISPRLATGLLTEQRPLLMTAATQDEDLQSLEGYLGVEYTPLLVNGDRYRGVLAMFGHRCQTLHEQLGYHLYLSIDSLDREPKEFVVLLRQWQQKLQGIDK; this is encoded by the coding sequence ATTTTCGTGAGTGATGAGCAAATGCTAATCAGCCCTTATTCTAAGCGCAATGGCATAACACTCTCCATTGTTGGTGCAGTCAGTTTAATCGCTAGCTTGATTATTTTTATCGGGTTTAAAGGTTTTTTTGTACTTGGTATGTTGTGCTTTGCCCTTGGATCGGTAGGACTTATTTTAGGGTTTGCTAAACTGTATCAGCCAGCCGTGAGCTTTAAGTTAACCACAGAAGGTGTAGAATTTTTTCATCGTCGCGGACAAGTTTTTATTGAATGGCATAATATTCAGCGCGTTGATAGCGTACGGGTAAATCAAAATATGGAGCTGATTGAACTGCCCTATATTGGTGTCAAACTTAAACAGATTAATCCTATTTTAGATTGTATTTCGCCACGTCTGGCCACCGGATTATTAACCGAACAACGTCCATTATTAATGACGGCCGCCACCCAAGATGAAGATTTACAAAGTTTAGAAGGTTATTTAGGCGTGGAATACACGCCGCTGCTGGTAAATGGCGATCGCTATCGTGGCGTATTGGCCATGTTTGGTCATCGTTGCCAAACGTTACATGAGCAGTTGGGGTATCATTTATATTTATCCATCGACAGCTTAGACAGAGAACCAAAAGAGTTTGTGGTGTTGTTGCGTCAATGGCAGCAGAAACTTCAAGGAATTGATAAGTAA
- a CDS encoding YdcF family protein — protein sequence MFWLKKVLSQLVMPIPFSILLLIIAAILWRTQRATLLRLGRVALVIAILVLVLTSQSQVSYFLADSLESQYQVNHQPITGSCVVMVLGSGNLEQSGHTAVQQLSSTALARLSEGIRQYGLGQHCTLVVSGWSGGNRPTAHATMMAQAAQELGIPKTSILVFNQPKDTIEEAYALKSMIGYKPFRLVTSATHMPRSMRIFTSLGMQPQAAPSDFIASRGYWWRLNADQLLTSQRAIHEYVGILWLQIKGLPTGNTVGLMNNLE from the coding sequence ATGTTTTGGCTTAAGAAAGTGTTATCCCAATTAGTGATGCCCATTCCCTTTAGCATATTGTTATTAATTATTGCAGCCATTTTATGGCGAACCCAGCGGGCCACTTTGCTGCGATTAGGCCGAGTTGCATTGGTTATCGCTATATTGGTGCTAGTACTAACCAGCCAATCCCAAGTGAGTTATTTTTTAGCCGATTCGTTAGAGTCGCAGTATCAAGTTAACCATCAACCTATAACGGGCAGTTGTGTTGTGATGGTATTGGGGTCGGGTAATCTTGAGCAATCTGGCCATACAGCAGTACAGCAATTATCATCCACGGCACTGGCTCGTTTAAGTGAGGGAATACGGCAGTATGGTCTTGGTCAGCACTGTACCTTAGTTGTCAGTGGCTGGAGCGGTGGCAACCGACCTACAGCCCATGCGACTATGATGGCCCAAGCCGCACAAGAATTAGGGATCCCGAAAACCAGTATATTGGTCTTTAATCAACCTAAAGACACCATTGAAGAAGCTTATGCACTTAAAAGCATGATTGGCTATAAACCGTTTAGGTTAGTCACTTCGGCGACTCATATGCCACGTTCAATGCGAATTTTTACCTCATTGGGAATGCAACCTCAAGCAGCGCCAAGCGATTTTATTGCTAGCCGTGGTTATTGGTGGCGTTTAAATGCGGATCAGTTACTTACGTCGCAACGAGCTATCCATGAATATGTGGGGATATTATGGCTACAAATAAAAGGTCTACCAACAGGTAACACTGTCGGCCTAATGAATAATCTTGAGTAA
- the mak gene encoding fructokinase, with amino-acid sequence MMRMGVDLGGTKIEIVALAEDGTEIFRKRIPTPKNYPGTIEAIVSLVADAESATKQTGSVGVGIPGVVSPFTGLVKNSNSTWINGHPLDKDLSEVLHREVRVANDANCFAVSEAVDGAAAGKRLVFGGIIGTGCGAGISINGTVHAGGNGIAGEWGHNPLPWMTPDEFNSTTCFCGNRDCIETFISGTGFIRDFRAAGGDATSGIQISEMMQQGDPLATAAFKRFIDRLARSLAHVINMMDPDIIVLGGGVSNIDAIYTELPSLLPKYVVGRECETQVVKNQFGASSGVRGAAWLWGKDEK; translated from the coding sequence ATGATGCGCATGGGCGTCGATCTCGGTGGTACTAAAATTGAAATAGTGGCGTTAGCCGAAGACGGTACTGAAATATTCAGAAAGCGCATTCCAACGCCAAAAAACTATCCAGGTACCATAGAAGCCATTGTCAGTTTAGTTGCTGATGCGGAATCGGCAACGAAGCAAACCGGTTCTGTTGGTGTGGGCATTCCTGGTGTGGTATCTCCGTTTACTGGATTAGTCAAAAACTCTAATTCCACTTGGATTAACGGCCATCCTTTAGACAAAGATTTAAGCGAAGTATTACACCGAGAAGTACGTGTTGCCAACGATGCCAACTGTTTTGCTGTTTCAGAAGCAGTAGACGGTGCAGCAGCGGGTAAGCGTTTAGTATTTGGCGGTATTATTGGTACAGGTTGTGGTGCGGGCATATCTATAAATGGCACTGTTCATGCTGGTGGTAACGGTATTGCTGGCGAATGGGGCCACAACCCGTTACCTTGGATGACCCCCGATGAGTTTAATAGCACAACGTGTTTTTGTGGGAATCGCGATTGTATCGAAACCTTTATTTCGGGCACAGGCTTTATCCGAGACTTTCGCGCCGCAGGCGGTGACGCTACCAGTGGTATTCAAATTTCTGAGATGATGCAGCAAGGTGATCCGCTGGCAACCGCGGCATTTAAGCGTTTTATCGACCGTTTAGCTCGTTCACTCGCACATGTGATTAATATGATGGACCCAGACATCATTGTATTGGGTGGTGGCGTATCTAATATTGACGCCATTTACACTGAGTTACCGTCATTATTACCGAAATACGTTGTCGGCCGTGAGTGCGAAACTCAAGTCGTGAAGAATCAATTTGGCGCATCTTCGGGCGTTCGTGGGGCTGCATGGTTGTGGGGCAAAGACGAAAAATAG
- the cysQ gene encoding 3'(2'),5'-bisphosphate nucleotidase CysQ: protein MSNIVFSKTDLQLIVTLAKQAGEAIMQVYAQTDLQIEVKQDDSPVTAADIASHNVIVAGLKQHFADIPVMSEEAADISWAERQSWQTYWLIDPLDGTKEFIKRNGEFTVNIALIHQGQAIAGVVYAPVLDKCYSGIVGQGAWLEHNGLIATLDIRNRELQSPPIVVGSRSHISPDVAAYLQTIGEHKMLSVGSSLKFCMIAEGQADVYPRLGLTSEWDTAAAQAVLESAGGQVVEYPGLTPLQYNQKENILNPYFIAASSAWFARK, encoded by the coding sequence TTGTCTAACATTGTATTTTCTAAAACAGATTTGCAGCTGATAGTGACACTCGCCAAGCAAGCTGGTGAAGCCATTATGCAGGTTTATGCTCAAACTGATCTGCAGATTGAAGTTAAACAAGACGATAGCCCGGTTACTGCTGCTGATATCGCTAGTCACAATGTAATTGTCGCTGGTCTTAAACAGCATTTTGCAGATATTCCAGTTATGAGTGAAGAAGCGGCTGATATTAGCTGGGCTGAACGACAATCATGGCAAACCTATTGGTTGATCGATCCTCTGGATGGCACCAAAGAATTTATTAAACGCAATGGTGAATTTACCGTCAATATTGCGCTGATCCACCAAGGACAAGCTATTGCTGGCGTAGTGTATGCGCCAGTGTTAGATAAATGCTATAGCGGCATAGTCGGCCAAGGTGCTTGGCTTGAGCATAACGGCTTGATAGCAACATTAGATATTCGTAACCGGGAATTGCAATCGCCACCTATTGTGGTGGGGAGTCGTTCCCATATTAGCCCTGATGTTGCCGCCTATTTACAGACTATTGGTGAGCACAAGATGCTCAGTGTCGGTAGCTCGTTAAAGTTTTGCATGATTGCAGAAGGTCAAGCGGATGTTTATCCAAGGTTAGGCCTTACCAGTGAATGGGATACTGCAGCCGCGCAAGCGGTATTAGAAAGTGCGGGTGGACAGGTAGTTGAATATCCTGGGCTAACACCGCTTCAATATAACCAGAAAGAAAATATTTTAAATCCGTATTTTATTGCCGCTTCATCGGCATGGTTTGCACGTAAATAG
- a CDS encoding glycoside hydrolase family 3 protein, with translation MKQTQLQGVTRVNMLTKISLITLGGLLGLSGCGDNQTTNQLATEAAVVTVTADETASNTLTIWPELTPAIAKDPVLEAKIAGLVSKMTLEQKVAQMIQPEIRDITVEDMRQYGFGSYLNGGGAYPNNDKHATPADWIALAESFYQASIDDSVDGINIPTMWGTDAVHGHNNVIGATLFPHNIGLGAANNPKLIEQIAAITAQEVMVTGIDWVFAPTVAVVRDDRWGRTYEGYSEDPQIVKAYAYAIVEGLQGSVKADFLSDQHVISTVKHFIGDGGTENGIDQGDNIASEQDLYDIHAQGYVGGLNAGAQSVMASFNSWHGVKNHGNKYLLTDVLKDKLNFDGFVVGDWNGHGQVAGCSNESCAQSVNAGLDIFMVPTAAWKPLYENTIAQVNSGEISQARIDDAVSRILRVKFRAGLFDKPSPANRPLSGKTELIGQASHRDVARQAVRESLVLLKNNQSLLPLKPNAKVLVAGDAADNIGKQSGGWTITWQGTDNKNSDFPGATSIYSGIKQVVTQGGGEAMLSVTGEFSPEQKPDVAIVVFGEEPYAEGNGDIDNLEYQRGDKRDLALLKKLKAQGIPVVSVFISGRPMWVNSEFNQSDAFVAAWLPGSEGQGIADVLFTKPDGSVGYDFVGKLSFSWPSTPQQTQVNVPLVQDKSAQAQADYQPLIPYGYGLSYQSASTDAIALDKLSEDNFSATQTLEDLALFERAVKSPWSMYIATNNERQGLSSSVANNNALNIRTMDRVVQEDARLVSFNGSELGTVGLISNFPRDLRAYSNRDSVLSVSIKALQLVQKPLWLGLACEGDCRQQVDITKLVNAKLGDWQNINISLACFAGEPMDFGKITIPFYLTTDAKVDISFSDVVIKTTSTENTIRCN, from the coding sequence ATGAAACAGACTCAATTGCAAGGTGTCACGAGAGTAAATATGCTAACAAAAATCAGCTTGATAACCTTAGGGGGGTTGCTTGGGCTTAGCGGATGTGGCGACAATCAAACCACTAATCAGCTTGCTACAGAAGCCGCGGTTGTTACAGTCACCGCGGATGAAACGGCATCAAACACATTAACCATTTGGCCTGAATTAACGCCAGCAATAGCAAAGGATCCTGTATTAGAAGCTAAAATTGCTGGATTAGTTTCCAAAATGACACTTGAGCAAAAAGTCGCGCAGATGATCCAGCCTGAAATTCGCGATATCACTGTTGAAGATATGCGTCAATATGGCTTTGGATCTTATCTTAACGGTGGTGGTGCTTACCCTAATAATGACAAACACGCTACGCCGGCAGATTGGATTGCGTTAGCAGAATCATTTTATCAAGCATCGATAGATGACAGTGTCGATGGCATTAATATTCCGACTATGTGGGGTACTGACGCCGTACATGGGCATAACAATGTGATTGGTGCGACCTTATTTCCACATAATATTGGTTTAGGTGCTGCGAATAATCCAAAATTGATTGAGCAAATAGCGGCTATTACAGCCCAAGAAGTAATGGTTACGGGGATTGATTGGGTGTTTGCTCCTACTGTTGCCGTGGTGCGCGATGATCGTTGGGGCCGAACTTATGAAGGTTACTCTGAAGATCCACAGATTGTAAAAGCATACGCGTATGCCATTGTCGAAGGTTTGCAAGGTTCTGTTAAAGCCGATTTTTTATCTGACCAACATGTTATATCAACGGTAAAACACTTTATCGGTGATGGCGGGACTGAAAACGGCATAGATCAAGGCGATAATATTGCCAGCGAACAAGACTTATATGACATACATGCCCAAGGTTATGTGGGTGGCTTAAATGCTGGGGCGCAAAGTGTTATGGCCTCATTTAACAGCTGGCACGGGGTTAAAAACCATGGTAACAAATACCTGTTAACAGATGTGCTTAAAGATAAATTAAATTTCGATGGTTTCGTCGTGGGTGATTGGAATGGTCACGGACAAGTTGCTGGTTGTAGCAATGAGTCTTGTGCTCAATCTGTCAATGCCGGATTAGATATCTTTATGGTGCCTACAGCTGCATGGAAACCATTATATGAAAATACCATTGCTCAAGTTAATAGCGGTGAAATTAGCCAAGCGCGGATAGATGATGCGGTAAGCCGTATTTTACGAGTAAAGTTTCGTGCGGGTTTGTTTGATAAACCTAGCCCTGCAAATCGTCCATTATCGGGTAAAACTGAATTAATAGGTCAAGCGAGTCATCGCGATGTTGCCCGTCAAGCGGTGCGCGAGTCGTTGGTGCTGCTTAAGAATAATCAATCGTTATTGCCGCTCAAGCCAAATGCAAAAGTACTTGTTGCTGGCGACGCTGCTGACAATATAGGTAAACAATCAGGGGGTTGGACGATTACTTGGCAGGGTACCGATAATAAAAACTCCGATTTTCCTGGTGCAACTTCAATTTATTCAGGTATCAAGCAGGTGGTCACCCAAGGCGGTGGAGAAGCAATGTTAAGTGTGACGGGTGAATTTAGCCCAGAACAGAAGCCTGATGTTGCCATTGTAGTGTTTGGCGAAGAACCTTATGCCGAGGGCAATGGTGATATTGATAACCTAGAATATCAACGTGGTGATAAGCGAGATTTGGCGTTATTGAAAAAGCTGAAGGCGCAAGGTATCCCTGTTGTGTCAGTATTTATCAGCGGTCGCCCAATGTGGGTTAATTCTGAGTTTAATCAGTCAGATGCTTTTGTTGCTGCTTGGCTTCCTGGGTCTGAAGGTCAAGGTATTGCAGATGTGTTGTTCACAAAGCCAGACGGGAGTGTTGGTTATGATTTTGTCGGTAAATTGTCATTCTCGTGGCCATCTACACCACAACAAACTCAAGTGAATGTGCCATTAGTACAAGATAAAAGTGCGCAAGCACAAGCTGACTATCAACCGCTTATTCCTTACGGATATGGGTTAAGCTATCAGTCAGCATCAACCGATGCGATAGCCTTAGATAAGTTATCAGAAGATAATTTTTCAGCAACTCAAACACTTGAAGACTTAGCTTTATTTGAACGAGCAGTGAAATCTCCTTGGTCAATGTACATAGCGACCAATAATGAGCGACAGGGCTTATCAAGCAGCGTGGCAAACAATAATGCACTGAATATCCGTACTATGGATCGCGTAGTGCAAGAAGATGCTCGCTTAGTCTCTTTTAATGGTAGTGAGCTAGGGACTGTTGGTTTAATCAGTAATTTTCCGCGCGATCTTAGAGCCTATAGCAATCGTGATTCAGTGTTATCTGTAAGTATTAAAGCGCTACAGTTAGTGCAAAAACCGCTGTGGCTAGGCTTGGCGTGCGAAGGAGACTGTCGTCAACAAGTGGATATTACCAAATTGGTTAATGCTAAATTAGGTGACTGGCAAAATATCAATATTTCATTGGCCTGTTTTGCAGGAGAACCAATGGACTTTGGTAAAATTACGATACCATTTTATCTTACGACTGACGCTAAAGTAGACATCAGTTTTAGTGATGTTGTGATTAAAACAACTTCAACTGAAAATACGATTCGATGTAATTAA